Proteins co-encoded in one Pogoniulus pusillus isolate bPogPus1 chromosome 15, bPogPus1.pri, whole genome shotgun sequence genomic window:
- the APOLD1 gene encoding apolipoprotein L domain-containing protein 1, with amino-acid sequence MERNGVAFPQAPDPTHHFHVSLLEQRQKLRGHIAHLHKAARKLNKLRRRSLIANLSGSTLTAAGAVTAIVGLSLSPATLGASLLASAVGLGLAAAGGAVSITSDLSSVLCNSREVRKVQEIAVTCRKQMREILGCLEFLRRGQGPGDPTLRQSEKRASISLYNSVCFMVFCGSHTFLVPEYTKEVTKVSQAVLKAKIQKLAANLETCTRAMDEVCELLESRTELSQCMRRLNLGSVTTAEISRPSS; translated from the coding sequence ATGGAGAGAAACGGTGTTGCCTTTCCCCAAGCACCAGACCCCACACACCACTTCCACGTTTCCCTGCTGGAACAGAGACAGAAGCTCCGTGGCCACATTGCTCACCTCCACAAGGCAGCTCGGAAACTCAACAAGCTCCGCCGGAGGTCCCTGATAGCCAACCTCAGCGGGAGCACACtgactgctgcaggagcagtcacCGCCATCGTGGGGCTATCCCTGAGCCCGGCCACCCTGGGAGCCTCTCTCCTGGCATCGGCCGTGGGTCTgggtctggctgctgctggcgggGCCGTCAGCATCACCTCCGACCTCTCCTCGGTGCTCTGCAATTCCCGAGAGGTGAGGAAGGTGCAGGAAATTGCAGTGACTTGTCGGAAGCAGATGAGGGAAATCCTTGGCTGCCTGGAGTTCCTTCGCCGGGGGCAGGGCCCTGGGGACCCCACGCTGCGCCAGTCGGAGAAGAGGGCTTCCATCTCCTTGTACAACTCCGTCTGCTTCATGGTCTTCTGCGGCTCCCACACCTTCCTCGTGCCAGAATACACAAAGGAGGTCACAAAAGTCAGCCAAGCTGTGCTGAAGGCCAAAATCCAGAAGCTGGCTGCCAACCTTGAGACCTGCACCAGGGCAATGGATGAAGTCTGTGAACTTCTTGAGTCTAGGACAGAGCTTTCTCAGTGTATGAGGAGACTCAATTTGGGTTCTGTAACCACTGCTGAGATCTCGAGACCATCCAGCTGA